The genomic window AAGAACTAAATACTCCATCTTGTTATACATATTTGATGTTTATAAGATTCAATCAGACATTTCGATCatcaataatttctcaaatgctgattttagaaagaaaaagaatggCATGCgtagatttatcttgaaaagtATTATCATAGTATTGTACCTAATTAGATTCTATGAACTTACTCtaatgtaaaataaaatatgatgctcaaaatttcaaaagttgAAGTAATATTACTGTAAACTATAGATATTTGTGAGCGAAAGAAGCAATCgagtgctccctccgtttcataatataagtcgcTCTAACTTTTCTATTAGTAAAACCTTTTtaggtttgactaaatttatagagaaaaaaactagcaatatctacaacaccaaattaaatTCATTAAATgtaatattgttatattttgataatatgtttgcaCTGTGTTACAAATATTGTTatacttttctatagaattggTTGAACTTGGACTAGGAAAAATGTTGACATGACTTAGACTAGTAATTAGGCGGTGAATTTAAATTAACCTGCAATGGTTGTATTAGTAATACTAGTAATAGTGTTTTGCTTGGTGAATTAAATATAGTACTTGATCACTTGTGCTGTGCAGGTTGCGATCACGAGCTGTGCGTGAAATGCGCGATGGATCTCTGCTCGGTGATCAAATCCTACGACTCGGCGGGGATCGCCGGCGAGATCCCGTGCCCGCTCTGCCGGACCGGGATAGCCTCCTTCCGGACAatcgccgccccgccgccgccgagcctcgCCGGGTcgcccggccgccgcagccgccgcaacaactccggcggcggcggcggcgagcacgaggCCTCCAACTCCGGCGGCAGCGAGAAGGGATACGGCAGCATCGaccccgacgccggcgccgtcgtcctcctctacTACGCGCCGCCCTTCGCGCCTTCTGCCATCCTGACCTGATCGGAGATTGGAGATTCAGTTCTGAAGCAAAAATGTTTGTCTTTGCAAGAGCTCTGAATTTGGCAGAGAGATATGTTTCTCGGTTTCTGAAGAAATGTGTCTCGCAAAAAAAAAGCAGCTCTGAATTTGGGAGAGGTGTGTCTCTTCTTTGATTCGTCAAGCAAAGATCATTAAGGTGATAACTGATAAAGATTAAAATTTGTTGTATGCAATGTATAATTAGTTGGGGTTAGGAGTGTACATGGGTGATTTGATTTGATCTGTTGTGTTTGGTTTGGTGGTGGCGTTGATGACTTGATGCTGGCTGGGGGAGTATTGGGTTGTGATGTGTTGGGTTGGTCTGAATGTATGTCGGGTGGGCTGTAGGGAAAAagaataaacttttttttttattttttttgcattctATGGTAAATTAAGGCATTCTCTTTTTAAAAAGATGTGCTCGATAACGATGGCTTGTGATGGTCCTGATGGATCTCGGGTAGTTGTACCGTTGTAAGACGCGGATATTAagaaatgacctaatatcaaataattagaaaagatttaatattaaataattagaagggttGATGCTTTAAATTTAGGTTATCTAGCCAACCACCTTGTGAAGCTAGTCGGAAAACCTCTGAGCATTTCTCTCTGTACCGTTGTAAGATCTAATCATTTATTTTTCGTAcgctttctttgtttttcccaAATTAATCATGTGGTTCTAAGGTTCTTTAACACCtgattttacttataaactggATAAATTCTCCTCATCCTACTGAAAGCAGGAGCTCCTGGACCCCTtttgaacccccccccccccccccccaacacacacacacaaaatcaTAACAAGTTAGCAATACATGTGTACATTATCAAGCAATCCAAAAGGGGGCAAAAAGGAATAATAAGTTCTTTTCGACTTAGGGTTTCTCTTATCAATTCATCTCACAATCAAGTGGTAGCAATCATTTATACAGTTACAATTACAAAACCCCTGCAACCCCCTGGTCCCACAGTTCAGCCACATATACACCACCAATCCGAGTACAGCCACTTATGATTGATACTATACGTAAGTGGGTTGTATGTACATACGTATAGCTGCGAGAGGAAGCTTCCGGGCATGCACGTACGTATATACGTACACACGCAGAACAACGCGACGAGCCGACGAGACGTTTGACCAACCCATTACCGGTTAGTCAACGTCTCGatcagaacaaaaaaaaataaaaataagtccGACCCGGCGATGAATTTTTCCACCGTTTTTCCACGGGTAGTCTCTCTCGttgcctcgccgcgccgcgatCGAtcaccgcgacgccgccgcctcgccgccccaCGCCGCCCACGCCGGCATCCCCACCACGGCGGCGGATGTCCCCGACACCGGGATGCCCATCGCCACGCGGCACCACCCTggctgcgccggcggcgtcgacggggcatgctgcggcggaggcggcgggacgAGATCGCCGAGGACGCGGACGGCGAGGTGCACGACGCCGCGGGCGGGGCCGCCGGTGCGCGGGCagcggagggagtagctgagccggcggagcgcgcgcggcgggcggaggccgtcgagcacgtcggcggcggggatccTGCACCACCCCagcggcgtggcgccgccgacgagccggCACGCCGGCTCCGAGTACACCGCCacgtgcacgccgccgccgccgccgcggctctcGAGGAACTCCGCGCCCACGGGGACGACGAGCGTGTCGTTCCACGAgtgctcgccgctcgccgccgccgccacgtccgtgctgcacgccgacgccgccgacgacaccgTCACGTACGGCCGCAGCCGCCTCGGGATCAGCGAATaatacgacggcggcggcagccgcagcGACTCCGCCGACAAGACGGTCACCTCCAGcgccacccctcctcctcctcctcctccgcctccgccgccgccgcacccatcgccgccgccgttcttggACATGAACCGGAACATCGCCTCCGACATGAGCGAGGGATCATCGAAAAATGGTTCGTACGCTTTATACCCATGGGAGGTTTGAAGGATTCGCCATGGCGGGCGAGAGGTGGAAAGTAGAagggaggtgggaggaggaagaggagtagCTTCGTTGCGCGCGAAACCGCAGAGAAAGTAATCTTAACTATTACTATATCTAAGCTTCGTTTCGCTTTCAGCTGTTAGTTCGGCTCGCTGCTCGCCCTTTTGCCGCGCATTCTTGGCGTCTTCGCGCGGCCTACGTGGAAATTCAATTCGATTCGAtatgtatattttcaaattgatTGATCGATTCAAAAGTTTACGTGGGACGATCAAAATCAAactttgagaattttttttccaaactaaaCAACGCCTGATTCCTCGTGGAATactttgaaagtttgaaggatGACTATTCCGATCCGATTGTTGTTGACACCTGGCACTTGATCGATACTGTAGTTGTTATATGCTGGTACTTGTagttctcctcttcttcttatttttttctttctttcttttgacaGGGACTATTCAATATCATATGGATATTCTAGTCACTTGTGTAAATGTGACGGGTCAAAATTAAGCGTATAAGAGACTAGGAGTAGAATTTTTGCAACCTCTACGTATTACAAGTGACGTAGGGGAGATCATTTTTTTCCTAAGTACTCCCTTCATTgaatgtttatttattttgctgtCATTTTTTATCATTGAAGAAACTGTAAGTATGACTCAATGACTTATATTTTAGCATATgtatactaatttttttaaataaaacgaacgatcaaatattaaaacattaacggtgtcatctattttaaaaaacggaggtagtattaattaTGGATGGTTAGCttttatcaaattattatatGTGAACAGTCCGTTGTCCTCTCGTATCTGAAAGGTTAATCTACAGTTGCAGGATTAATATCCTATTAACGAGTTGCTACGGAGGAATCTTCATGGAATGCAAGGGACGAGCAAGTTGAAGCAAAAAGTACTGGGGGACGTGGGAGTTTTTAGACCATTTTCTTACTTTGATTGGGCTAGCATGATGGGCCATCAAAACGAGGCCCAAGAAAACTATATAACGAGGACTCAGATCAGGCCCACAGCGTCCTCTTTCTCAAAGAAAAGATCAGGCCCATGTCACGAACCAAGAGACCGGATTGGGTTGTTAGTTGTTAGTACTACTTGTTATTACTCACACAATAATATGAGAGATAAAATATAgttcttatatatatgtttgattttttttatttacaaaacgCGCTACAAATATATACACTCATATAAATACAcacatttttcttattttttttaaaaaacatgcacATCTACACCTCAAAAAGATTAGGCTGTTTTATTCCGAGATTAATGATGCCACCACAAGTATATTTGTCTACCactaataattaaataattagccGTACCAAGTTAAGTAAAGTATAAGCATGCCACTCACATTAGAGATGTCCTCGATCCACATTCAATAGCTTCCCGTACTGTTTGTCTCTTATCTTCTAGCCTTTGCATCAACAAAACTTCTCCTATATATAGACGCTTCATTTATCACgtttgtatatatttatataaaatatataagtgGGTAGTATCTTCTATAATGACATGCCAAGTTTGTCTTCTATAATTACATTTGTATCTCATTTGTCTGCAATTTAGATTTATCAATCTACGTACGTACAATTTTAGGagactaaaaaaaatctaaaaacttTAAGGAAATATAGCAAATCCCAACAAATACACGGCCTCATCGGTTACACATATTCCCTAGTaagtcaaaatattttattagaaaataaaaattaatttagagataaaacttttatatatgcgTTTTTAGCGACTTAAAAACTAATGCTGAAAAGGAAACTatattgaaaataaattaaaattaacttcaaaattaagtttgaaaatttaaattttaacttttaactTTAACTAGTTAGGCAACCGATGGAGCCCATGTATACTAAGACATACCGTACTGTTTGTCTATCTTCTTGCCTTGGCATCAACAAAATTACTATTGTAGACGTCTCATTTTCGCATTTATCGTGCTTGTATTTATTCTCTAATgacatttttatattattttatctgCAATTTAGATTTAGTAATGTGCAATTTTAGGTGACCCAAAAGTGTACAGTTTTTTTCAGGAAATCTAGCAAATCCCAACAAATATAGTGTACTAGATCCCATGCAAAATACAAACAAGGCAAGCAGGGAAGAATCCAAGCCGTCCAAACCAGCCCAGATTCGAAGCAGAAAAGCCCATCTCCCAACCACCTCCACTCGCCTCCTTCAGATCCACTCCACCCTCAACTCCGGCGATCTAcccactcgccgccggcgatggccgtgctcctcctcctccccgtccccgtccccgtcccgCCGTCTCTCCTCTACGCCGTCGCCGcactcgcgctcgccgccgtcgcccacctcctccacctcccctccctcctcctctacgCCCTCCACACCTACATCCACCCGGACGCtgtcccctcctccacccctcgcgccgtcctccgcccgcccggcgccgccgctggatccgGGAACCCCAAGCAGCaacgcggtggtggtggtggtggcaaggcggcggcgtctccgTTCGACGAGGGGTCCAACTCCGCGCAGCTctaccgcctccgcctctcccaCGCCACGCTCGCCACGCGCCCGCGCTTCGCCGACTTCCacctcgcgctcctcctcccgctcgcgcTGCTGCCACCGGCGCTGCTGctcccggcctccgccgccggcgcggccgccccGCTCGCGCCGCTCCCGCCCGTCGTGTTCCTCTTCGTCGCGCTGCTGCGCCTCGTGATGCTCCCGTCCCCGCGCCCCgcctacctcgccgccgcgctcggcgcGCTGCTCGTCGCCACGCTGCTCTCGTCCAGCCCGTTCGCCGGCGCGctcgcgtcgctcgccgcgctCCCCGCCACGCGTTTCGCGCGCTCGTTCTGGCTCGGCACCGACCAGCCCCGCTCTGGGCTCGCCGTGCTCGCGTCGTCCGCGCCCGCGCGCCTGCTCCTCTACCTCGCCGTCCTCATCTCCTCCGCGGCGTCG from Oryza glaberrima chromosome 6, OglaRS2, whole genome shotgun sequence includes these protein-coding regions:
- the LOC127777256 gene encoding uncharacterized protein LOC127777256: MAVLLLLPVPVPVPPSLLYAVAALALAAVAHLLHLPSLLLYALHTYIHPDAVPSSTPRAVLRPPGAAAGSGNPKQQRGGGGGGKAAASPFDEGSNSAQLYRLRLSHATLATRPRFADFHLALLLPLALLPPALLLPASAAGAAAPLAPLPPVVFLFVALLRLVMLPSPRPAYLAAALGALLVATLLSSSPFAGALASLAALPATRFARSFWLGTDQPRSGLAVLASSAPARLLLYLAVLISSAASILQCCGFLDSPELEVKLLAAAAGLQLLASRAAVQMYLNEAVFCWYQRLHVSRSPDTEYGRAKVFLHNHHLCAVATQLVAPPLLVLSLLALWRVQGKDYFEGVEELNWLVGWSVAMKEAALLAARWIVAVWSTVTVGTLVFYKRGWLFVL
- the LOC127777552 gene encoding uncharacterized protein LOC127777552, which gives rise to MSEAMFRFMSKNGGGDGCGGGGGGGGGGGGVALEVTVLSAESLRLPPPSYYSLIPRRLRPYVTVSSAASACSTDVAAAASGEHSWNDTLVVPVGAEFLESRGGGGGVHVAVYSEPACRLVGGATPLGWCRIPAADVLDGLRPPRALRRLSYSLRCPRTGGPARGVVHLAVRVLGDLVPPPPPQHAPSTPPAQPGWCRVAMGIPVSGTSAAVVGMPAWAAWGGEAAASR